CCTCTCTACACTCAAAAAGCTCCTCCTTTTTAAACCTTAATGGCAAGACTATCCTTCCCCTTGAATCTGGCTTTAAGATATTTTTAACACCCATAGCTAAATTATAATACACATTGAAACAAATGTCAATTGTGGGTTTATCCCTTTTGTATATTCCGAACAATTGTTCCAAACTCCAGTGAGACTGATTTGCCAATGCCCCAGTGATCAGGAACCTCAAACTTAACTGAAAAATCTCCCAAAAACCCAAGCATCGGCGTGCCTTCTAATTTCCTTCTGCTTAAATATTCTACACAAAACTCCACTATTTTATCAAACAATTCCTTGTATTCATTCACACAGTATTCCTTACAGGATTCATCATAAAAATAAATGTTCCCATCATCTTAAGCCAAGAAGATTGATTTCCCCATTTAATAATTACAAATTTTTAGGTGAGGCTGGTCTTTTTTAACCCCTCTTGATATAACCAGTTAATTACCCCATCATAAAACCTAAAAAAATCTTTTAGATTAAAATCACGAAGTATATTGGGGATAATTTCTTGATTTCCCTTCAAAAAAGCCATTCCTTCTTCTATTTGGAAAGCAGATGTGGGTGGGTCATCAAAGATAGCTTCCTTTAATTTCCTATATTTCGCTACCTTTGTCCAGAATTACCTCTAAACAGGATATATTATATCAAAAACACATCACAAAAAGATAATCTCTTTTTTCCTTTATAGATTTTTTTGTTAAATACCATCA
Above is a window of bacterium DNA encoding:
- a CDS encoding CRISPR-associated endonuclease Cas6, whose protein sequence is MNEYKELFDKIVEFCVEYLSRRKLEGTPMLGFLGDFSVKFEVPDHWGIGKSVSLEFGTIVRNIQKG